One genomic segment of bacterium includes these proteins:
- a CDS encoding aminotransferase class I/II-fold pyridoxal phosphate-dependent enzyme codes for MGPEPPMRPGRGTRFVHGGDEHDPVTGAVSTPIYQVSTFAFKSAEHGAACFAGEDDGYIYSRLDNPTVKVFEKKLAYLEGADEGLAFASGMAAVHNILCHTAHGGHVVSGNAVYGGTFALFEHLAPKLGIEVSFVDTTDAVNIERAMRPDTRLVFVETPANPTLAVTDIAAAAEVAHAHGALLVVDNTFPTPYLQQPLEHGADVALHSCTKYVGGHGDAVAGAYCGSRELMEESRDWRTDMGGIIAPFQCWLLLRGLKTLHLRVERSQANAVALARFLDGHPKVVRVRYPGLESHPQYAIGKKQMLGPGGILSFDVAGGVETGARLINSVRLMTVAVSLGDCATLIEHPASMTHSTMSPEEQARYGITPGLVRVAAGIEDADDLLADMEQALAKM; via the coding sequence ATGGGCCCCGAACCCCCCATGCGCCCCGGAAGGGGCACCCGATTCGTCCACGGCGGGGACGAGCACGACCCCGTCACCGGCGCCGTGAGCACCCCCATCTACCAGGTCTCCACCTTCGCCTTCAAATCGGCCGAGCACGGCGCCGCCTGTTTCGCCGGTGAGGATGACGGCTACATCTACAGCCGGCTGGACAACCCCACCGTCAAGGTCTTCGAGAAGAAGTTGGCCTACCTTGAGGGGGCGGACGAGGGGCTGGCCTTCGCCTCGGGCATGGCCGCGGTTCACAACATCCTCTGCCACACGGCCCACGGGGGCCACGTCGTTTCGGGGAACGCGGTGTACGGCGGCACCTTCGCCCTCTTCGAGCACCTCGCGCCCAAGCTGGGCATCGAGGTCAGCTTCGTGGACACCACCGACGCGGTGAACATCGAGCGGGCGATGCGCCCGGACACGCGGCTGGTCTTCGTCGAGACGCCGGCCAACCCGACCCTGGCCGTCACCGACATCGCCGCCGCAGCGGAGGTGGCCCACGCCCACGGCGCCCTCCTCGTGGTGGACAACACCTTCCCCACCCCGTACCTCCAGCAGCCGCTGGAACACGGCGCCGACGTCGCGCTCCACAGTTGCACCAAGTACGTCGGGGGCCACGGGGACGCGGTGGCCGGGGCGTACTGCGGGTCCCGGGAGCTGATGGAAGAGTCGCGCGACTGGCGCACGGACATGGGCGGGATCATCGCCCCCTTCCAGTGCTGGCTCCTTCTGCGCGGGCTGAAAACGCTGCACCTGCGCGTCGAGCGGTCCCAGGCCAACGCGGTCGCCCTGGCCCGCTTCCTCGACGGCCACCCCAAGGTGGTGCGGGTGCGCTACCCCGGCCTGGAATCGCACCCGCAGTACGCAATCGGCAAAAAGCAGATGCTGGGCCCCGGCGGGATATTGAGCTTCGACGTGGCCGGCGGCGTGGAGACGGGCGCCAGGCTCATAAACTCGGTGCGGCTGATGACGGTCGCCGTCTCCCTGGGCGACTGCGCCACCCTCATCGAGCACCCGGCGAGCATGACGCACTCCACCATGAGCCCCGAGGAGCAGGCCCGGTACGGCATCACGCCGGGACTAGTCCGCGTCGCCGCGGGGATCGAGGACGCCGACGACCTGCTCGCGGACATGGAGCAGGCCCTGGCGAAGATGTAG